Proteins encoded in a region of the Myxococcota bacterium genome:
- a CDS encoding OB-fold domain-containing protein, protein MTDRDDAYFWEGAKEGRLLLRRCAGCGRLAHPPVPMCGDCHSLAWTTEAASGRGTVYTWLVSKHPSQPDAHPRIVALVDLAEGVRIVSNLRDVDVDDVRDGMPVAVFFEEVNGHVLPQFRPAGEAA, encoded by the coding sequence ATGACCGATCGCGACGACGCCTACTTCTGGGAGGGGGCGAAGGAGGGCCGCCTGCTGCTGCGGCGCTGCGCGGGCTGCGGAAGGCTCGCGCACCCGCCCGTTCCCATGTGCGGCGACTGCCACTCGCTCGCGTGGACGACCGAGGCCGCCTCGGGGCGCGGCACCGTCTACACGTGGCTCGTCTCGAAGCATCCCTCGCAGCCCGACGCGCACCCGCGCATCGTCGCGCTCGTCGATCTCGCCGAGGGCGTGCGCATCGTGTCGAACCTGCGCGACGTCGACGTCGACGACGTGCGCGACGGCATGCCGGTCGCCGTCTTCTTCGAGGAGGTGAACGGCCACGTGCTGCCGCAGTTCCGCCCGGCCGGGGAGGCCGCATGA